From the genome of Nicotiana sylvestris chromosome 2, ASM39365v2, whole genome shotgun sequence, one region includes:
- the LOC138884278 gene encoding uncharacterized protein: MVEDCELWDIICDGPYVPTRVLDELPFSMAKTSKEYTEADKITVEKNFRAKKILVCGIRPEEYNRISTFDTANEICEALQIAHEGTTQVKQSKIDMLTTEYELFKMRDDEFIQDMYTRFTSIINELHSLDEIIPRNKLELTVEELIGNLKTHELMKKINSERREPKREKNLNHHEKTAKTNSVPIKDFKRKRSADNMMRYALAAWGDSSSESKDEPNTGDSSMMAVEGEETGYDSNFALMAQSDDDEDNGNKEDKDSLTLELGESEQTKDNLVVVVTDHKKTIETLRKEKSDLLAEIVDLRETIVKPWTKSKPESSRKGKEIASEEQIRLENKVKAMRFRMCAEIEKKELLQTNLERVKNDLEKSLKWNWSSEATTALHTNDCENRQRAGIQREKTPHNPHSKYVIVSDNWPCTRCGNTGLFKEDVQAKNQSGQKNKVFAETGTVEGSGQQWFMDSGCSKHMTGNTTDFLSLKALQ; the protein is encoded by the exons ATGGTTGAGGATTGTGAGTTATGGGATATCATATGCgatggtccttatgttccaacCAGAGTACTAGATGAACTTCCATTTTCAATGGCAAAAACCAGCAAAGAGTACACTGAAGCAGACAAGATAActgtggagaagaattttcgtgccaagaaaattctaGTATGTGGAATAAGACCTGAAGAGTACAATAGAATCTCCACCTTTGACACTGCCAATGAGATATGTGAAGCTTTGCAAATAGCTCATGAAGGGACTACACAAGTAAAACAGTCTAAGATTGACAtgctcactaccgagtatgaactcttcaaAATGAGGGACGATGAATTCATTCAAGATATGTATACGAGATTCACTTctatcataaatgagttacactcccTTGATGAAatcattcccagaaacaagcta GAGCTGACCGTAGAAGAGCTGATCGGAAACTTGAAGACCCATGAGTTGATGAAAAAGAtaaacagtgaaagaagagaaccaaaaagggaaaagaacctg AACCATCATGAGAAAACAGCTAAGACGAACTCGGTTCCTATCAAGGACTTCAAGAGAAAAAGATCTGCTGACAATATGATGAGATATGCTCTTGCAGCATGGGGGGATTCATCTAGTGAGTCTAAAGATGAACCTAATactggtgatagttccatgatggcagttgaaggcgAAGAGACTGGATATGACTCAAAttttgctttgatggctcaatcagatgatgatgaagacaatggcaacaaagag GATAAAGATTCTTTGACCTTAGAATTAGGAGAATCTGAACAAACTAAAGACAACTTAGTGGTTGTAGTTACTGACCATAAGAAAACCATTGAAACTctcagaaaagaaaagagtgatctaTTGGCAGAAATTGTAgacctaagggaaacaatagtgaaaccatggactaagtcaaaacctgaaaGTTCTAGAAAGGGAAAGGAGATAGCAAGTGAGGAACAAATTAGGCTTGAAAATAAGGTGAAAGCTATGAGATTTAGGATGTgtgctgaaattgagaaaaaagagCTTCTCCAAACTAAtctggaaagagtaaaaaatgatcttgaaaagtccctaaaGTGGAACTGGTCCTCAGAAGCTACCACTGCCTTACATACTAATGATTGTGAAAACAGGCAGAGAGCAGGgatccaaagggagaaaactcctcacaACCCTCACAGTAAGTACGTCATTGTCTCTGATAACTGGCCTTGTACCAGATGTGGGAACACTGGGCTCTTCAAGGAAGATGTCCAGGCTAAGAATCAATCAGGTCAGAAAAATAAAGTGTTTGCTGAAACG ggaacagtggaaggaagcggtcaacaatggttcatggatagtgggtgtTCAAAACACATGACTGGAAATACCacagactttctttcactaaaagccctgcaatga